One window from the genome of Paenibacillus azoreducens encodes:
- a CDS encoding MFS transporter, with the protein MSQTTMNGQVKTPLGRLTFGIMLGYGLMMIALMTPAVLLLTFKMTEIDPNGYTTSYGLVAGVGAFFALIGNPIGGAISDRTNISFGRRRTWILIGPLFGCAALFFVGMATQDWQVVVGWSIAQLFFNFGMAAYTALVPDQVQEEKQGTISGMIGLVLPVAMAVGMVLMMLMTHVPSATKWALLSIMGIVGPVLSLFLIRDGKIERQPKTKEQVPLGEKISKIYPSPRKFPHFTWAIVSKFLLMMGYCSTLYLAVMLVNRMGFTEAQATNSVGTINIISMLAMAVTSIFGGVLSDKFRKQKPFLYGSALIMVIGILMYAFIPHYASFIVASAIIGLGAGCFTAVDMALVARILPRKEDAAKDFGLMNVANALPQSIVPAIAPLLLGIGGWSFFYIVLAVCVLLGAAAVKPLPEIGEKTEKGQGAESSQAAIHHV; encoded by the coding sequence ATGTCGCAAACAACGATGAACGGGCAGGTGAAAACGCCTTTGGGCCGTTTGACTTTCGGCATCATGTTGGGGTACGGCCTGATGATGATCGCGCTGATGACCCCGGCGGTGCTGCTCTTGACGTTTAAAATGACTGAAATCGATCCAAACGGATATACCACTTCTTACGGTCTGGTTGCGGGGGTCGGCGCTTTCTTTGCCCTAATTGGCAATCCGATCGGAGGCGCGATAAGCGACCGGACAAACATATCATTCGGGCGCCGGCGCACATGGATTTTAATCGGGCCCCTGTTTGGCTGTGCTGCTTTATTTTTCGTAGGTATGGCAACGCAGGATTGGCAGGTAGTCGTCGGATGGTCAATCGCGCAGCTCTTTTTCAATTTCGGGATGGCTGCCTATACGGCGCTGGTTCCCGATCAGGTACAGGAAGAAAAGCAAGGTACGATTTCGGGCATGATCGGGCTCGTGCTGCCGGTGGCTATGGCCGTCGGGATGGTGCTGATGATGCTGATGACACATGTGCCTTCTGCCACGAAATGGGCCCTTTTGTCCATCATGGGCATTGTGGGACCGGTGCTTAGCCTGTTTTTGATTCGTGACGGCAAAATTGAGCGGCAGCCCAAAACGAAGGAGCAAGTGCCGCTCGGCGAAAAAATCAGCAAGATCTATCCAAGCCCTCGCAAGTTCCCGCATTTTACCTGGGCTATCGTATCCAAGTTTTTGCTGATGATGGGATATTGCAGCACTTTGTATCTGGCAGTCATGCTGGTCAACCGAATGGGCTTTACGGAAGCGCAAGCAACCAACAGCGTCGGTACGATTAACATCATTTCGATGCTGGCGATGGCGGTGACGAGCATTTTCGGCGGCGTGCTGTCCGATAAATTCCGCAAACAAAAACCGTTCCTATATGGTTCGGCGCTGATTATGGTGATTGGCATTTTGATGTATGCATTCATTCCGCATTATGCTTCCTTTATTGTCGCTTCGGCAATCATCGGCCTTGGGGCAGGCTGCTTTACGGCGGTGGATATGGCGCTTGTGGCCCGGATTCTGCCGCGCAAGGAAGATGCCGCCAAAGATTTTGGTCTCATGAATGTTGCGAATGCGCTTCCGCAATCCATCGTGCCTGCGATCGCGCCGCTGCTGCTCGGTATTGGGGGCTGGTCTTTCTTTTACATCGTCTTGGCCGTTTGCGTCCTGTTGGGAGCCGCAGCCGTGAAGCCGCTGCCCGAAATTGGCGAAAAGACAGAGAAAGGGCAGGGAGCGGAAAGCAGCCAAGCTGCAATCCATCACGTTTAA
- a CDS encoding glycoside hydrolase family 3 C-terminal domain-containing protein — MTRNLKELIAQMTVEEKASLCSGLNMWQTKAVERVGIPSIVMTDGPHGLRKQERPGDMSSKTVPATCFPSGAGLASSWDRNLIREVGQALGEECLAEDVQIILGPAVNIKRSPLCGRNFEYFSEDPYLASEMGAQHVLGVQEKGVGTSVKHFAANNQETLRNSINTIVDERTLNEIYLRAFEGPITEGDAWTVMCAYNLVNGDFCSENEYLLTDVLKKRWGHGGFVMTDWGAINERVKGLKAGLELEMPYAGPERDRMIAEAVKSGELDEKVLDEAVERMLKVIFAAYDARQEGYRYDREAHHALARKAAAECMVLLKNEGGLLPLNPQQSVAVIGALADKPRYQGGGSSHISPYRLDEALAAVREAAEGEVGYAQGYSLTEDVMDDALMNEAVELAAAKDVAVIFAGLPDSFESEGFDRTHLDMPSSQCELIRRVAAVQPNTVVVLSNGAPIVMPWLDDAKAVLEGYLGGQATGSAAADVLFGKVNPSGKLAETFPVRLEQTPAYLNFPGGKNEVFYGEGLFVGYRYYEAKKEKPLFPFGYGLSYTTFAYEQIEIDKELIKDTESVNVTVTVRNTGSRAGKEIVQLYVKPVDSSVVRPVKELKGFEKVSLQPGEAKKITFTLDKRAFAYFNTEIHDWFAETGAYEIVAGPSSADTPLAAEVKVVSTGVPFRKVTRNTKFYELLAIPETAAFAEKAMNDSVEGLKQMGALFAESMGDGGLAQLFDAVVKWKKYDGLRSMAGLMGGNTSEADLEKIIRELNEKLGL, encoded by the coding sequence ATGACTAGAAACTTAAAAGAATTGATTGCGCAAATGACCGTTGAAGAGAAGGCGAGCTTATGCTCGGGATTAAATATGTGGCAAACCAAAGCCGTGGAGCGGGTAGGGATTCCGTCGATCGTTATGACCGATGGTCCCCATGGATTGCGCAAGCAGGAGAGACCTGGAGATATGTCCAGCAAAACCGTGCCGGCAACCTGCTTTCCGAGCGGAGCGGGCCTCGCTTCTTCTTGGGACCGCAATCTGATCCGTGAAGTGGGGCAGGCGCTTGGCGAAGAATGTCTGGCGGAAGACGTACAGATTATTCTGGGTCCTGCTGTTAATATTAAGCGATCGCCGCTGTGCGGACGCAACTTTGAATACTTTTCCGAAGATCCGTATTTGGCATCGGAAATGGGTGCGCAGCATGTGCTTGGCGTTCAGGAAAAAGGGGTCGGCACATCCGTCAAGCACTTTGCAGCGAATAACCAGGAAACGCTGCGCAACTCCATCAATACGATTGTCGATGAACGTACTTTAAACGAAATCTATTTGCGGGCATTTGAAGGACCGATTACTGAAGGCGATGCCTGGACGGTGATGTGTGCCTATAATTTGGTGAATGGGGACTTCTGCTCGGAAAATGAATATTTACTGACCGATGTGCTCAAAAAACGCTGGGGACACGGTGGATTCGTCATGACGGATTGGGGAGCGATCAACGAGCGGGTGAAAGGGCTGAAGGCAGGCCTTGAGCTTGAAATGCCATATGCGGGACCGGAGCGCGACCGCATGATTGCAGAAGCCGTCAAATCGGGCGAACTGGATGAAAAAGTGTTGGATGAAGCCGTGGAACGCATGCTCAAGGTCATCTTTGCCGCATACGATGCGCGGCAGGAAGGCTACCGGTATGACCGCGAAGCGCATCATGCCCTTGCTAGAAAAGCGGCTGCAGAATGCATGGTGCTTCTGAAAAATGAAGGCGGCTTGCTTCCGCTGAATCCTCAACAATCTGTGGCGGTAATCGGTGCATTGGCGGATAAGCCCCGCTATCAGGGCGGAGGAAGCTCGCATATTTCTCCATACCGTTTGGATGAGGCCCTTGCAGCGGTCCGCGAAGCGGCTGAAGGCGAGGTCGGATATGCGCAAGGCTACAGCCTGACGGAAGATGTTATGGATGATGCGCTTATGAACGAAGCGGTCGAGTTGGCAGCCGCAAAGGATGTTGCCGTGATTTTTGCCGGGCTTCCCGACTCCTTCGAATCGGAAGGTTTCGACCGGACTCATCTCGATATGCCGTCTTCCCAATGCGAGTTGATCCGGCGCGTGGCCGCCGTTCAACCGAACACGGTCGTCGTTTTGTCCAACGGCGCTCCAATCGTTATGCCATGGCTGGATGATGCAAAAGCCGTTCTTGAAGGTTATCTGGGCGGGCAAGCGACAGGCAGCGCCGCAGCGGACGTATTGTTCGGCAAGGTGAATCCGAGCGGCAAGCTCGCGGAAACGTTCCCGGTCCGGTTGGAACAAACGCCTGCTTACCTGAACTTTCCGGGAGGCAAAAACGAAGTCTTTTACGGGGAAGGGCTGTTTGTCGGATACCGTTATTACGAAGCGAAAAAAGAGAAGCCGCTGTTCCCGTTCGGCTATGGTCTAAGCTACACGACCTTTGCTTACGAACAAATCGAGATAGATAAGGAACTGATCAAGGATACGGAATCGGTCAACGTGACTGTCACTGTCCGCAACACCGGCAGCCGAGCAGGCAAAGAAATCGTTCAGCTGTATGTCAAACCGGTGGACAGCTCGGTGGTAAGACCGGTGAAGGAACTGAAAGGCTTCGAGAAAGTAAGCCTGCAGCCGGGCGAAGCGAAGAAGATAACTTTCACATTGGACAAACGCGCTTTCGCTTACTTTAATACCGAGATTCACGACTGGTTCGCCGAAACCGGCGCATACGAAATCGTTGCGGGTCCGTCTTCAGCGGATACGCCGCTTGCGGCGGAAGTTAAAGTGGTCTCCACCGGCGTTCCATTCCGAAAGGTCACTCGAAATACCAAGTTTTATGAGCTGCTTGCCATTCCGGAAACGGCTGCGTTTGCGGAAAAAGCAATGAATGACAGCGTGGAAGGACTTAAACAAATGGGGGCTTTGTTTGCCGAAAGCATGGGAGACGGCGGCTTGGCACAACTGTTTGATGCGGTCGTGAAATGGAAGAAATACGACGGGCTGCGTTCGATGGCTGGCCTGATGGGCGGCAATACGAGCGAAGCGGATTTGGAAAAGATCATCCGCGAATTGAATGAAAAGTTAGGACTGTAA
- a CDS encoding glycoside hydrolase family 3 protein — MKNNKTTGTTEQIVYVHNPGGPTLGYSKVSGVGILEQDGLFFKDLNRNGKLDPYEDWRLPAKERAKDLASRMSIEQIAGLMLYSRHQAVPAASGGWFAGTYNGQPYEASGAQPWDLTDEQKAFLENDHLRHILITTVESPEIAARWNNQVQAFAEGSGLGIPANNSSDPRHSPDSSAEFNAGSGGKISMWPEPLGLAATFDPAVTRKFGEVASKEYRALGITTALSPQVDIATDPRWFRFNGTFGEDPQLSADMARAYVDGFQNSEGERELAEGWGLDSVNAMVKHWPGGGSGEAGRDAHFGCGKYAVYPGGRFADHLKPFIDGAFKLEGKTGKASAVMPYYTISFGQDPVNGENVGNSYNAYLIRDLLRDEHGYDGVVCTDWMITADESASRDSFLSGKSWGVEHLTVAERHYKLLMAGVDQFGGNNEIGPVLEAYQMGAAEHGEEWMRARFEASAVRLLLNMFRLGLFENPYLEPNHSAEIVGCPEFCKAGYEAQLKSVAMLKNKNNVLPLARKTKLYIPKRFIAAGKDWFGNPTPEKLEYPMSLDVAAKYFTITENPEEADAALVFIENPKSGFGYSQEDRDRGGSGYVPISLQYKPYTAETAREVSLAGDPRDSDILNRSYRGKSVRTHNEADLDMILKTVDAMKGKPVIVSMLLSNPAVVSEFEPYVDAIVANFGIQDQALLDILSGDAEPSGLLPMQMPADMRTVELQLEDVPHDMDCYKDSENHVYDFAFGLNWSGVIDDERTRAYRQGITPNKR, encoded by the coding sequence ATGAAAAACAACAAGACAACCGGTACGACGGAGCAAATCGTTTATGTTCATAATCCGGGAGGACCCACATTAGGGTACTCTAAGGTCTCCGGCGTCGGCATTCTCGAGCAGGACGGCTTATTTTTCAAGGACCTGAATCGAAACGGAAAGCTGGATCCTTATGAGGATTGGCGGCTGCCTGCCAAAGAGCGGGCCAAGGATCTGGCTTCCAGAATGTCGATCGAGCAAATCGCCGGCCTCATGCTGTACAGCAGGCATCAGGCGGTCCCCGCTGCAAGCGGCGGCTGGTTTGCCGGAACTTATAACGGGCAGCCTTACGAAGCGAGCGGAGCCCAGCCCTGGGATCTGACCGATGAACAGAAGGCGTTTCTGGAAAATGACCATCTACGGCATATCCTGATCACAACGGTCGAAAGTCCGGAAATTGCCGCACGCTGGAATAATCAGGTGCAGGCTTTCGCCGAGGGCAGCGGACTTGGCATTCCGGCAAACAACAGCTCCGACCCGCGCCACAGCCCGGATTCAAGTGCGGAATTTAATGCCGGATCAGGCGGGAAAATCTCGATGTGGCCGGAACCTTTAGGCCTGGCAGCGACATTTGATCCTGCCGTTACCCGCAAATTCGGCGAGGTGGCTTCCAAGGAATACCGCGCATTGGGAATAACGACAGCTTTGTCTCCTCAGGTGGACATTGCCACCGATCCGCGCTGGTTCCGGTTTAACGGGACCTTTGGCGAAGATCCACAGTTGTCTGCCGATATGGCACGCGCTTATGTGGATGGCTTTCAGAATTCCGAAGGAGAACGCGAGCTTGCGGAGGGATGGGGTCTAGACAGCGTTAACGCGATGGTGAAGCACTGGCCTGGAGGCGGCTCGGGAGAAGCGGGGCGCGACGCCCACTTTGGATGCGGCAAATACGCGGTTTATCCGGGAGGACGTTTTGCGGATCATCTGAAACCTTTTATCGATGGAGCTTTCAAGCTGGAAGGAAAAACAGGGAAAGCTTCCGCCGTCATGCCGTATTACACGATTTCGTTCGGACAGGATCCGGTGAATGGCGAAAATGTCGGCAACTCCTACAATGCATACCTGATTCGCGACCTATTGCGCGATGAGCATGGATATGACGGCGTCGTTTGTACCGATTGGATGATCACGGCCGATGAATCGGCCAGCAGAGACTCATTCCTGTCGGGGAAATCCTGGGGAGTGGAGCATCTGACCGTAGCCGAACGGCATTACAAGCTGCTTATGGCAGGCGTCGATCAGTTTGGCGGCAACAACGAAATCGGTCCCGTGCTGGAGGCGTACCAAATGGGGGCCGCCGAACATGGCGAAGAATGGATGCGGGCCCGGTTCGAGGCATCGGCCGTACGGCTGCTGCTGAACATGTTCCGCCTTGGTTTGTTCGAAAATCCATACTTGGAGCCGAATCATAGCGCGGAAATCGTGGGCTGCCCTGAATTTTGCAAAGCAGGTTACGAGGCCCAACTGAAATCCGTGGCGATGCTGAAAAATAAAAACAATGTGCTCCCGCTTGCACGAAAAACAAAGCTGTACATTCCGAAGCGGTTTATCGCGGCGGGGAAAGACTGGTTTGGAAATCCTACGCCGGAAAAGCTGGAGTATCCAATGAGTCTCGATGTTGCGGCAAAATATTTTACAATAACGGAAAATCCGGAAGAGGCGGATGCGGCGCTTGTTTTCATCGAGAATCCAAAGTCGGGGTTCGGATACAGCCAGGAAGACCGCGATCGCGGCGGCAGCGGTTATGTGCCAATCAGCTTGCAGTATAAGCCGTATACAGCCGAAACTGCGCGCGAGGTCAGCCTTGCGGGCGATCCGCGCGATAGCGACATCCTGAACCGCTCCTATCGGGGCAAAAGCGTCAGAACGCATAATGAAGCGGATTTGGACATGATTTTGAAAACCGTGGACGCGATGAAAGGCAAACCGGTCATTGTCAGCATGCTGTTATCGAATCCGGCGGTCGTTAGCGAATTCGAGCCTTATGTGGATGCGATTGTGGCGAACTTTGGCATTCAGGATCAGGCACTGCTCGATATTTTATCCGGGGATGCCGAACCTTCAGGTCTTCTTCCGATGCAAATGCCTGCCGATATGCGTACGGTCGAGCTGCAGCTTGAAGACGTGCCGCATGATATGGATTGTTACAAGGATTCGGAAAACCATGTCTATGATTTTGCTTTCGGTTTGAACTGGAGTGGCGTCATCGACGATGAACGCACCCGCGCTTACCGTCAAGGAATCACCCCAAACAAGCGTTGA
- a CDS encoding cupin domain-containing protein, producing the protein MNQTVLSPLVKALGLQPHPEGGWYKELWKASFEIPKEVLPAKYSGSRPSASSIYFLLHPGEFSKWHRVYSDEVWLWHSGSPLQLVLGGDEENPGERKEIVLGTDLEKGQVPQALVPANVWQEARPLGDEPVLVSCVVSPGFHFDDFTMID; encoded by the coding sequence ATGAATCAAACCGTATTGTCTCCGCTTGTCAAAGCGCTGGGCCTTCAGCCTCATCCGGAAGGCGGATGGTATAAGGAATTGTGGAAGGCGTCATTTGAAATTCCGAAGGAAGTGCTTCCTGCTAAGTACTCCGGTTCGCGTCCTTCGGCTTCATCGATTTATTTCCTGCTTCATCCGGGCGAGTTTTCCAAATGGCATCGGGTGTATTCGGATGAAGTGTGGTTATGGCATTCAGGATCGCCACTGCAGCTTGTCCTGGGAGGAGACGAAGAGAATCCGGGCGAGCGCAAAGAAATCGTTCTCGGCACGGATTTGGAAAAAGGACAGGTTCCGCAGGCGCTGGTTCCGGCAAATGTATGGCAGGAAGCGCGTCCGCTAGGCGATGAACCGGTTCTCGTCTCCTGCGTTGTATCCCCGGGTTTTCATTTTGACGATTTTACCATGATTGATTAA
- a CDS encoding 50S ribosomal protein L25 yields the protein MSSHSLTAEQRNDTNHSSLRRLREKGRIPAVVYGSQTDSIPISVDAKELMKVARTGRTEMFKLKVEGSSDLNVIIKDFQKKGGEWSHVDFLHISADKPLRVRIPIEFLGTAEGTKAGGVLQHQETELEVEGLPAKLPTSIEADISHMKMGDKLVAGDIRLPEGVKLIASPEEVIATVTASRAAVETEAESEEQAESEADTAKAGE from the coding sequence ATGTCATCACATTCGCTTACAGCAGAACAGAGAAACGACACAAATCATTCGAGTTTGCGCCGTCTTAGAGAAAAAGGTCGTATTCCTGCCGTAGTATACGGTTCCCAAACCGATAGCATACCGATCAGCGTGGATGCGAAGGAATTGATGAAGGTTGCCAGAACGGGACGTACGGAGATGTTCAAGCTTAAAGTGGAAGGTTCCTCCGACCTGAATGTCATCATTAAGGATTTTCAAAAAAAGGGCGGGGAATGGTCGCATGTTGACTTTTTGCATATCTCTGCCGACAAGCCGCTGCGTGTTCGCATTCCGATTGAATTCCTTGGCACTGCTGAGGGTACGAAAGCCGGAGGCGTGCTGCAGCATCAGGAAACGGAGCTTGAAGTTGAAGGGCTTCCCGCTAAACTGCCGACTTCGATCGAAGCGGATATTTCGCATATGAAGATGGGTGACAAGCTGGTTGCCGGAGACATCAGGCTGCCTGAAGGAGTAAAATTAATAGCTTCACCGGAAGAGGTTATTGCTACGGTAACGGCTTCCCGCGCTGCTGTGGAAACCGAAGCGGAATCCGAGGAACAGGCCGAATCTGAGGCTGATACAGCTAAAGCAGGAGAGTAA
- a CDS encoding IS110 family transposase: MKFTRIEVTNQRIERITTQHAIVGIDIAKEKHVAQVTNFRGIVLTRRHLTFANTLEGFERLMRFTQEVQKKQGLTSVIVGLEPTGHYWFNLAHWLRKQGIEVVLVNPVVTHRNKENRDNSPSKNDAKDALTIADAVSRGFYTEFTPQAGQLEQLKTLMSDREFWVKYAISLGNRIVRWIDMYFPEFQLVFKDWKAERSLASLRAFPLPCELQDLNADEVIQRWHEQGMRRPGGVTGKAKAVQLIQAAKRSIGRTEGLEQARRDLQRLLTAYDQITSHLQEMKEEVEALLGKIPMAKQLQSIPGMGPTTIAALLGFAGDLGHYAHGRQLLRRAGLNLAERTSGKYKGQIKLSKRGDSALRKYFFLAMLTLVRENPDFKRWHEHNLNKGMKKMASLFKLIGKLARIVIGMVQRGETYRPEIGVKQAA; the protein is encoded by the coding sequence ATGAAGTTTACTCGAATTGAAGTTACAAATCAACGGATTGAACGAATTACCACCCAGCACGCTATCGTGGGGATCGACATCGCCAAAGAGAAGCACGTCGCTCAAGTGACCAACTTCCGCGGTATCGTACTCACGCGTCGGCATCTGACCTTTGCAAATACGCTCGAAGGCTTTGAGAGGCTGATGCGCTTTACCCAAGAAGTACAGAAGAAGCAGGGATTGACATCGGTTATCGTCGGCCTCGAGCCGACCGGACACTACTGGTTTAATCTAGCCCATTGGCTGCGGAAACAAGGAATCGAGGTCGTCCTGGTGAACCCAGTCGTGACGCATCGCAACAAGGAGAACCGTGACAATAGCCCGTCCAAAAACGATGCCAAGGATGCCCTAACCATTGCCGATGCGGTCAGCCGCGGCTTCTATACCGAGTTTACCCCGCAAGCAGGCCAATTGGAGCAACTCAAGACGCTGATGAGCGATCGGGAATTCTGGGTGAAATATGCTATCAGTTTGGGTAATCGCATCGTCCGCTGGATCGACATGTACTTTCCGGAGTTCCAGCTTGTTTTTAAAGACTGGAAGGCCGAGCGCTCGTTGGCTTCCCTGCGGGCTTTTCCTTTACCGTGCGAGTTGCAGGACCTGAACGCCGATGAAGTCATCCAGCGCTGGCACGAACAAGGCATGAGACGCCCGGGTGGAGTTACCGGGAAAGCGAAGGCGGTCCAACTCATCCAGGCGGCCAAACGCAGCATTGGCCGTACCGAGGGATTGGAGCAGGCAAGGCGAGATCTGCAGCGCCTGCTGACGGCGTACGACCAGATTACAAGCCACCTGCAAGAGATGAAGGAAGAAGTCGAAGCGCTGCTAGGGAAGATCCCCATGGCCAAACAGTTGCAGAGCATCCCCGGGATGGGCCCGACCACGATCGCAGCCTTGCTGGGATTCGCCGGCGATCTTGGTCACTATGCCCATGGACGGCAGCTCTTGCGCCGCGCCGGGCTCAATCTGGCTGAACGAACCTCCGGCAAGTACAAAGGTCAGATCAAGCTCTCCAAACGCGGAGACAGTGCGCTGCGCAAATATTTCTTTTTGGCTATGCTCACCTTGGTGCGTGAAAACCCGGACTTCAAACGGTGGCATGAACACAACTTGAACAAGGGCATGAAGAAGATGGCTTCGTTATTCAAATTAATCGGCAAGCTGGCCCGGATCGTCATCGGGATGGTCCAGCGTGGAGAAACGTATCGCCCTGAGATCGGTGTGAAGCAGGCCGCCTAA
- the abc-f gene encoding ribosomal protection-like ABC-F family protein: MMIQCKNVQKYHGAELVLSDICFEISLGEKAALIGRNGSGKTTLLRLLKGEDGDKPDQGTIAIQKGAKIGLLAQIPEASPAESVYDVLLRPFAAPLEWQKRMRGLEALMSDPDQTGDAKAMAGWLEEYGKLQEQFERADGYEIESSITKVTNGLDIPAQQLSQPFASLSGGEKTKIGLAALLLEKPDILLLDEPTNHLDMAAVEWLEQFLADYKGTVLTISHDRYFLDRLVTKVIEIEDGEAFIYHTNYSGYQKEKEERLLLQFAQYQEQQKKIKKMQESIKQLIQWGNEANPPNPSFHRRAASMQKALDRMVKLKRPVLERKKMDLQLQQDDRSGKQVLVLDDVGKAFGDHFLFRGINALLRYGETVMMLGANGCGKSTLLQMILGSEEVTEGNLALGSRVVTGYLAQQEHPEHAQQTVLQFYREQAGIEEGEARSKLARFLFYGADVFKNISSLSGGEWTRLRFAVLMELKPNLLILDEPTNHLDIDSREVLEEALEEFPGTILAVSHDRYFINRLASQIWSLEEGELRVIPGGLEEYHARPVPIKQPETPKAALTSTAAVSFDPAVKRPKSTSKTASVAWESEIQNAEQQLLDIEKRMMDPTIACDANKLAELHEDSERLKAKIQQLYEDWMSAAE, from the coding sequence ATGATGATTCAATGCAAAAACGTACAAAAATACCATGGCGCCGAACTGGTGCTGTCCGATATCTGCTTCGAAATTTCGCTGGGAGAAAAAGCCGCGCTGATCGGCCGCAACGGCAGCGGCAAAACAACCTTGCTCCGCCTGCTCAAAGGGGAAGACGGTGACAAACCCGATCAGGGAACCATCGCGATTCAAAAAGGGGCTAAGATCGGCTTGCTCGCGCAAATTCCGGAAGCCTCGCCTGCGGAAAGCGTATATGACGTCCTGCTCCGTCCTTTTGCCGCCCCGCTTGAATGGCAGAAGCGGATGCGCGGGCTCGAAGCCCTCATGTCGGACCCTGATCAAACCGGTGACGCCAAAGCTATGGCGGGCTGGCTCGAGGAATACGGCAAATTGCAGGAGCAGTTCGAACGCGCTGACGGTTACGAGATTGAATCTTCCATCACGAAGGTGACAAACGGTCTTGACATCCCTGCGCAGCAGCTTTCCCAACCCTTTGCTTCCCTTTCCGGCGGAGAAAAGACCAAAATCGGATTGGCGGCGCTGCTGCTTGAAAAGCCGGATATTCTGCTGCTGGATGAACCCACCAACCATCTGGACATGGCCGCAGTGGAGTGGCTGGAACAGTTTTTGGCGGATTACAAAGGCACCGTGCTGACCATTTCGCATGACCGCTATTTTCTTGACCGGCTTGTCACCAAGGTCATTGAAATCGAAGACGGCGAAGCTTTTATTTACCATACCAACTACAGCGGTTACCAAAAAGAGAAGGAAGAACGGCTGCTGCTTCAATTCGCGCAATATCAGGAACAGCAGAAAAAGATCAAAAAAATGCAGGAAAGCATCAAACAATTGATCCAATGGGGCAACGAAGCCAATCCGCCGAACCCAAGCTTTCACCGCCGCGCAGCCTCCATGCAAAAAGCGCTGGACCGCATGGTCAAACTAAAACGTCCTGTGCTCGAACGCAAAAAAATGGACCTGCAGCTGCAGCAGGATGACCGCTCCGGCAAGCAGGTGCTGGTTCTTGACGATGTAGGCAAAGCTTTCGGTGATCATTTCCTGTTCCGGGGTATAAACGCTTTGCTTCGGTACGGGGAAACCGTCATGATGCTGGGGGCCAACGGCTGCGGGAAAAGCACCCTGCTGCAAATGATTTTGGGCAGTGAGGAGGTTACCGAAGGAAACCTAGCCTTGGGCTCCCGCGTCGTAACCGGTTATCTGGCGCAGCAGGAGCATCCGGAACATGCGCAGCAGACCGTACTGCAGTTCTACCGTGAGCAGGCCGGAATCGAAGAAGGCGAGGCACGGAGCAAGCTGGCACGCTTTCTCTTTTACGGAGCGGATGTTTTCAAAAATATTTCGAGCCTCTCAGGCGGGGAATGGACGAGGCTGCGTTTTGCCGTGCTGATGGAGCTGAAGCCGAATTTGCTGATTCTCGATGAGCCGACCAATCATTTGGACATCGATTCCAGAGAAGTGCTGGAAGAAGCACTGGAGGAATTCCCGGGAACGATCCTGGCGGTGTCCCATGACCGCTACTTCATTAACCGGCTTGCGAGTCAAATCTGGAGCTTGGAAGAAGGTGAGTTGCGGGTGATCCCGGGCGGATTGGAAGAATACCATGCCCGTCCGGTTCCTATAAAACAGCCGGAGACACCTAAAGCGGCTCTGACATCCACCGCTGCGGTTTCCTTCGACCCTGCCGTAAAACGGCCCAAGTCCACTTCCAAAACGGCATCCGTAGCTTGGGAATCCGAAATTCAAAACGCCGAGCAACAGCTTCTGGACATTGAGAAACGGATGATGGACCCGACCATTGCCTGTGACGCAAACAAACTGGCGGAACTGCACGAGGATAGCGAGCGGCTGAAAGCGAAAATTCAGCAGTTATACGAGGATTGGATGAGCGCCGCTGAGTAA